A stretch of DNA from Myxococcota bacterium:
AGTGCGGCGTTCTCGACACCTTCGGGAAACACGCCGCCACACATCACGCCGTCACCGATCTCCTTCGCGATCGCGAGCCCGCGCGGGCCGTTCGCGGCGACGATCAGTGGGACCTCGATCGGGCGCGCCGCGATCAGGCCCTCGGGATGCATCAACTTGCACTGCTTGCCGTCGACTTCCGCTTCCTCGCCCTGCAACAGCGCGCGCAGCGCCACGACGTAGCGACGCACCTCGTCCCAGCGCATGGCCTGCTGGCCGAAGAGGCAGCGCCCGGTGAAGCCCGTGCCGATGGCCACCTGCAGGCGCCCGGGCGCCAGGGCTTCGATGGTCCCGATCGCCGCAGCCGTCGTGACGACGTGGCGCAGGCTCGGAATCAGCACGCCGGTACCGACGCCGATGCGCTGGGTGCGCTCGACGGTGCGCGCGATCGTCACCCAGATGTCCGCGTAGAGCGCGGGCGAGTCGTAGAACCAGAGGCGCTCGTAGCCCAGCTCTTCCGCGACGGCCGCGAGCTCGGGCGCCTTCGGACCGGGCGGAAGCGCACACGAGAGTCGCATGGCTAGGACTCGACGCCCAGCACGTTCAGCGCGTTCTCGCGCAGGAACTTCGGCCACACCTCGTCCTTGAACGGCACGTTCGGCATGTCCCGGAAGATCCGCTCGAGGGAGAGGCCCATCGGCCAGTAGCCCGCGTAGATGATCCGGTCGGCACCGCGCGTGTTGGCGTAGTCGATGATTGCCTGGGGGTAGTGCTTCGGCGCGAAGGCGCTGGTCGAGTAGTAGAGGTTCGGCCACTTGAGCATCAGCTTCACGGCCAGGTCTTCCCAGGGTTCGCAGCCGTGGCGGAACACGAACTTCAGCTCGGGGAAGTACCAGCACACCTCGTCGACGTGCTGGACCATCTGCGGGTACATCGGGATTCGCGGCCCGGGCACGCCGGCGCAGCAGAAGATCGCGATGTCGAGCTCCACGCACTTCGCGTAGATCGGGTAGAACTGCTTGTCGTTGATCGGCACCTGGGGCACGAGGCCGCAGGGGAACGCCCCGACCGAGCGGATGCCCAGCTCCTCGTACTCGCGCACGATGCGGCGGACGCCTTCCATCGCCTCGTTGGGGTTGGCCTGACCCTGCGGAATGAAGCGATCCGGGTGCTGCTTGACGGCGCGCACCGAGACTTCGTTGTCGAGGGATACCCCGATCAAGCCCTTCTCGATGCCGAACTCGTCCATCTTCTGCAGCGTGTACTTGATGTAGTCCTCGTGGGACCCGGTCTTCGGCACGTCCTTGAACATGTATTCGACGGGAAAGTCGAACTGGTCGAGGCTCTGTTTGTCCCGGAACAAGGGCCGCATGAAGTCGTAGGTGGCGGGTTGGTTCGGGCTCGGGATGCCGATCATCGTGTCGACGATCGCGACGTCCTTGGGCATGGGCATGGGGGTCCTCCGCGGCGCGCGATCCTATCACAGGGGTTTTCGCGGCTCGGCGGGCGTCTCACGGATGCGCAGCACACCTCGCCTGGGGCCCGATGACCCACCCGCCGCGACGACCTGGGGCGGCCCGCCCCAGCCGCTGTGCGTAGGATCGTGCACAGCCCGCACCAGGAGTCCCGCCGCGCGTCGCCGGCTCGGCTCGAAAGCCGCGTCCGTACTGGGTTTCCGGGTTCCTTCGAAACATCTCGACGCGACGCGTCGTACTGGCATACGGGCTGCAATGGGTCCGGGCGTGTCCGCGATCGTTCCGGGTCTCCTCTACCGGCCGGATCGCAGCGCGGCACGAACCCGGGTGCGCCGGAGTTCCCCACGAAGTCCCCGTGCACCCCTTACCGGCACGTTCTCCGATCCGAGACGTGACCCACAGGAGCTGGACCCTTGAAGAACGATCGCGTGTTCACGCTGTACGCACTGACCCTCCTGCTGATCGGCGGCGGCATGATCACGGCAGCCATCATGATGGGACTCGCCACAGTGCCCAGCACGGGCATCTTCCTCGAACACCTCGCGCTCGGTCTGGGCGTCCGGGCCGCGTACAAGAGCTTCGGCGGCTTCGACTGGCTCTACGAACTCGCCGACTGGGCGGGCTTCTACGAACTCGAAGCGACCGCACCGAACACGGGCGCCGAGGTGCCCGCCTGAGCGATGCGCGCGGCCCCTGCGCCGCGCGCCCTCACTCCCCTCGGGCCTTCTCGGAGACGGCGTCCGCTTCGGCGGACGTCGCGTCTTCGCCCGAGTCGTCCCGCGTCTTCCAGAACGCCGACGACTCCTCGCGCACGCGTCGCAAGAGCCGGCGCGCCCACTCGAACTCTAGGGCCAGGATGCCGAGACCGGCCGGGATCACCAGGAAGGCCGGACCCGGCAGGAGGAGCATCGCGGTGCCGACGGCGAGCACCGAAATGCCGAGGACGAAGACGACGAAGCGCCGCACCAGCCGGTAACCGTCGGCGAGCAGCTGGCCCGTTCCGGAGGTCTCGGGAGTTCGGTCGCTGGATTCCATCGCGCGACGAGCGTAGCCGTTCGTCGTTAGGAGCGAGGACGCAAGGGGCTCCGAGGCGTGCCGACCGACGAGCGCCGGCCGGCACGCACGAAGCCCACGGCACGTGCCTAGTGGAACAGGCCCCGCAGTCGGTGCCGGACGATCCACTCGCGGTAGAAGTCCGCGGCGTACGTCGCCTGGATCGGGCTCACGGTCACCGTGGTCCCGCCCAGCGCGTTGCCCTCGCTGCTCGGCCGAGTGTCTTCGGGGTAACCAGCAGCCGTGTAGGGAATCTCCACGCTGACGCCTGGCAGGCCGATGTTCGGCGGGATGCCGACGGCCTGGGCGATCGGGCTGTCGCCGATGTTCTCGTAGAACTGGAGCCCGATGTTCGAAGCGGTGCCGATGCGCGTCTGCTTGAACGAGAAGTCGTGCGCGTCGGTGGTGTCGGGATCGACATCGGGAATGTTCACGTTGAGGCCGGTGCCGCGCGGCAAGCGGATCCCGTGGCGACCGTCGACCGCGGCGACGACCCGGAGCGCAATGGCCGCGATGAGCTCGGCCTCCGCGACCGTCTCGTCGTCGTTGTCGGCGCTGAAGGCGATCGCGGGAAGCCCCTTGTTGAGGGCCGTCACCGTGGCGCCCACGGTGCCGGAGTGGGGCGTGACCAGGCCGAGGTTGTTGCCTTCGTTCGGACCCGACAGCACCAGATCAGGCGGTCCGCCGAAGACCTGGGGCGCCAGCACGTCGATGCCGTAGAGCACCGCCGCCGCCGGCGATCCATCGGCGTAGAACTGCTGACCCGCGATGGTCGTCGGCCCGATCCCGAATGAACCCGCCGGCAGGAGACCTCCCTCGGACGGTTCACTGGTCGGGGGAATCGGCTGCAGGAAGGCGATCTGCCCGCTCGTTCCGCTCTGGCCCACATAGGGCGCCGCCATGATGACATTGTGGCCCGCGTCGACCAGGGCCCGGTAGAGCGCCTGGATGTTCTCCGTCTCGAACCCGTCGTCGTTGGTCAACAAGATGTCGAGAGCCTGTGCCGAGAACGATCCGAGACTCAGTAGAAGTCCCGTCACTACTGCGATGCATCGAGAACGCATGAATGTCTCCCACGCCGGACGGCGATGAGGATGGGGCGTCGGTGACCGCACCCTGCGGACCGACGCCCCAGTCTATTCCGGGCGTGCATGCCCAAGGGCGTCAATCATCACCGTCGCGTGTCGGATCCGAAGCGGTCTCGAGCGTCGCGGCGCGCGCCGCTCGTCGGAGGACTTTCGTCAGAGCGGCTTGTCTAACCCGCGTTCTTTCCCCGGGGCCGCTCCCCTCCGACGATTCGCCGACGGGGCGGCGCGCTTCGATTCGGGGTATCCCTGTGCAGCGCGAACCGCCTCAGGAGATCCCGTGAACACCGCCTCCCCGCTCGCGTCGGTCACACCGGCGCTGTCGATCCAGCCGATGAACTTCGCCGCCAAGGATCCGGGCGTCGGCGGCTGGCGCTTTCTCAAAGCCCAGGCCCGCGCCGCCGACAACGCTGGCGTCGACCGCCTCGTCGTTTCGGATCACGTGGTGCTGGGCGAGAACCTCGACGCCTACGGCGACCCGAAGCTCGGCGGGGTCGAAGGCGGACGTCAGCCGACGGGCCCCGACGG
This window harbors:
- a CDS encoding LLM class flavin-dependent oxidoreductase; protein product: MRLSCALPPGPKAPELAAVAEELGYERLWFYDSPALYADIWVTIARTVERTQRIGVGTGVLIPSLRHVVTTAAAIGTIEALAPGRLQVAIGTGFTGRCLFGQQAMRWDEVRRYVVALRALLQGEEAEVDGKQCKLMHPEGLIAARPIEVPLIVAANGPRGLAIAKEIGDGVMCGGVFPEGVENAALLSFGTVLRPGEDFESPRVVEAIGPAIAVVYHGAYESGGAEAVDPLPGGAAWRAEVEKFPEASRHLYVHEGHIYELTDRDRRHIHPAVGASTFSGTAEDLRERAKAFESQGVGEIVYAPMGPDVPGELAAMKEALHG
- a CDS encoding amidohydrolase family protein, which encodes MPMPKDVAIVDTMIGIPSPNQPATYDFMRPLFRDKQSLDQFDFPVEYMFKDVPKTGSHEDYIKYTLQKMDEFGIEKGLIGVSLDNEVSVRAVKQHPDRFIPQGQANPNEAMEGVRRIVREYEELGIRSVGAFPCGLVPQVPINDKQFYPIYAKCVELDIAIFCCAGVPGPRIPMYPQMVQHVDEVCWYFPELKFVFRHGCEPWEDLAVKLMLKWPNLYYSTSAFAPKHYPQAIIDYANTRGADRIIYAGYWPMGLSLERIFRDMPNVPFKDEVWPKFLRENALNVLGVES
- a CDS encoding PGPGW domain-containing protein → MESSDRTPETSGTGQLLADGYRLVRRFVVFVLGISVLAVGTAMLLLPGPAFLVIPAGLGILALEFEWARRLLRRVREESSAFWKTRDDSGEDATSAEADAVSEKARGE
- the surE gene encoding 5'/3'-nucleotidase SurE — protein: MRSRCIAVVTGLLLSLGSFSAQALDILLTNDDGFETENIQALYRALVDAGHNVIMAAPYVGQSGTSGQIAFLQPIPPTSEPSEGGLLPAGSFGIGPTTIAGQQFYADGSPAAAVLYGIDVLAPQVFGGPPDLVLSGPNEGNNLGLVTPHSGTVGATVTALNKGLPAIAFSADNDDETVAEAELIAAIALRVVAAVDGRHGIRLPRGTGLNVNIPDVDPDTTDAHDFSFKQTRIGTASNIGLQFYENIGDSPIAQAVGIPPNIGLPGVSVEIPYTAAGYPEDTRPSSEGNALGGTTVTVSPIQATYAADFYREWIVRHRLRGLFH